A portion of the Liberibacter crescens BT-1 genome contains these proteins:
- a CDS encoding MFS transporter, translating to MSPEMKEYRLEKKLLYTAYLISQLGNWAFRIGIIVSLLQNSTSAVGIGVAVIFAPIILGSLFLSPLADRSDRLLLMISIDLIRAIAMMPLLFVGAINSLLTYIIIAMLSLSQPIFMSAQISFLRSVTQPEKLVTELRNISNIDWTTYIIGMATGSFLMASLSIANVLVLNSITFIVSASVLIFVRNRISFRTKLPKKATKAGVNFSDLKPLYRTFIAVFFLNLGAGIINIYPAVRSTTDHVVNQSTLSTMVIINGIFGLIGALCVKPAYQRIGALKLMTLTAGFITFSLFAMSLDYGFILAVASSSLMLGTGQVFAVSVQAYMTSSVRENLTGKFSGIFQCCTYGGIALNGILFSLFSKFLDFNMIVSICLFPSLIAFFIALSETAHSGLLGPKKTRIQFHFKRR from the coding sequence ATGTCTCCTGAAATGAAAGAGTATCGTCTAGAAAAAAAACTCCTGTATACTGCCTACCTCATTAGCCAGCTCGGTAATTGGGCCTTTCGCATCGGCATTATCGTCAGTCTTTTGCAAAATAGCACCAGCGCCGTTGGTATTGGCGTTGCGGTAATCTTCGCACCGATTATCCTTGGAAGCCTATTCCTTTCACCTCTTGCTGATCGATCGGATCGCTTATTGTTGATGATCAGCATTGATTTGATACGGGCTATAGCTATGATGCCGCTACTCTTTGTAGGAGCGATCAATTCACTTCTTACCTATATAATTATTGCTATGCTGAGCCTGAGCCAACCTATTTTTATGTCAGCTCAAATTTCTTTTCTGAGAAGTGTCACTCAGCCAGAAAAACTGGTGACAGAGCTACGCAACATCAGTAATATAGATTGGACGACTTACATTATCGGTATGGCAACTGGATCTTTTCTGATGGCCAGTCTTAGTATCGCTAACGTTCTAGTTTTAAACTCGATTACCTTTATCGTTTCTGCTTCCGTATTGATATTCGTGCGAAACAGAATCTCTTTCAGAACTAAGCTTCCTAAAAAAGCCACAAAAGCCGGCGTAAATTTTTCTGATCTAAAACCTCTTTACAGAACCTTTATTGCTGTTTTTTTCTTGAATCTCGGTGCAGGTATTATTAATATTTATCCTGCTGTGCGGTCAACAACCGACCATGTTGTTAATCAATCAACTCTTTCAACCATGGTTATCATAAACGGCATTTTTGGCTTGATCGGAGCATTATGCGTAAAACCGGCCTATCAACGTATAGGTGCCTTGAAATTGATGACATTAACAGCTGGATTTATCACATTCTCATTATTCGCTATGTCCTTAGATTATGGGTTTATACTAGCGGTTGCGAGCAGCAGCCTCATGTTGGGAACAGGGCAAGTTTTTGCCGTTTCTGTGCAAGCATACATGACCTCATCTGTAAGAGAGAACCTGACTGGAAAATTCTCAGGGATTTTTCAATGCTGTACCTACGGCGGTATTGCGTTAAATGGAATTTTATTTTCATTATTTTCAAAATTTCTAGACTTTAATATGATTGTAAGTATTTGTTTATTTCCGTCTTTAATTGCATTTTTTATTGCCCTTAGCGAAACCGCTCACTCAGGTTTACTTGGTCCAAAGAAAACCAGAATACAATTTCACTTCAAACGGAGATAA
- a CDS encoding P-loop NTPase, with protein MNDIKKEKILQVLETLYIPESQKNIVDMNLVSEIFIGQKKVYFSITVPMHPAKNLEPLRLKAQELVIALPEIKDAIVTHTSDQKINKKTVYNPKPLPGVCSVIAEASGKGGVGKSTTAANLALALQNLDLKLAILDADIYGPSLPRLLNIQGKPEILETAFDCMSM; from the coding sequence ATGAATGATATAAAAAAAGAAAAAATCCTCCAAGTTCTCGAAACTCTTTATATTCCCGAAAGTCAAAAAAATATTGTCGATATGAATCTCGTATCTGAAATTTTTATCGGTCAAAAAAAGGTGTATTTTTCAATAACGGTACCGATGCATCCTGCTAAAAATCTTGAACCTTTGCGTTTAAAGGCTCAAGAACTTGTCATTGCTTTACCAGAAATAAAAGATGCTATTGTTACTCATACATCAGACCAAAAAATAAATAAAAAAACAGTATATAACCCAAAACCTCTTCCAGGAGTTTGTTCAGTTATCGCTGAAGCATCTGGGAAAGGCGGCGTAGGAAAATCTACTACAGCAGCTAATTTGGCATTAGCATTACAAAACCTGGATTTAAAGCTTGCTATTCTTGATGCTGATATTTATGGACCATCTTTACCAAGACTCCTCAATATTCAGGGAAAACCAGAAATATTAGAAACAGCTTTTGATTGTATGAGCATGTGA
- a CDS encoding DUF3088 domain-containing protein: MKRDKLFLIQPGFEDPKYPGQIFYCWHCALLEGVLASFPEAALKIDVERIPWTYPRLSIIELVGEENQSLPILVLADGSSSTWTTNVHLGHSFIADKEKILNAISERHGFPSAHP; encoded by the coding sequence ATGAAAAGAGATAAATTGTTTCTAATTCAGCCAGGTTTTGAAGACCCTAAATATCCAGGCCAAATCTTTTATTGCTGGCATTGCGCACTTCTAGAAGGAGTACTGGCTTCCTTTCCTGAAGCTGCATTAAAAATTGATGTCGAGCGAATACCATGGACATACCCACGGCTTTCAATTATTGAACTCGTTGGCGAAGAAAATCAATCTCTTCCTATCCTAGTGTTAGCAGATGGATCATCGTCGACTTGGACAACCAATGTTCACTTGGGACATTCTTTTATTGCAGATAAAGAAAAGATCCTTAATGCAATCTCAGAACGTCACGGATTTCCATCTGCACACCCGTAA